In Arctopsyche grandis isolate Sample6627 chromosome 13, ASM5162203v2, whole genome shotgun sequence, one DNA window encodes the following:
- the H gene encoding transcriptional corepressor hairless, with product MTEAAALNGDARSPKPPRAAPPPPNAPPPPPPHTPATHGGRLKFFKDGKFILELARAHDAWVSVPRRTFWPPTPHSAAPAPPPPTSTPPAAAPQNHERAPSLSVSDDNSSIQSSPWQRDHCWKQSTPQRGLSKELTGLYLRPVELPPALLMMPSARRKRRRPFDVTLVTLPNGLPVHTSNGTGSHSPENCSDEVDNGRKVNSPALDDHKSAPLEKHVGKFKFFKHSSEPVRGRVTYRVYKKSKKFKKRKELCKIVDTLNDKLAAQPVSVTAKLSSAFNCKQDAAHMMVSPRKRILREFERVSLEDKANKRPRSRNTTVLPKAGPSTLENCTAVVSIPPPTHQNGTQQHHHTPRREPSTSKPGSSYSINSLLSMSEESPPRRSPEVYHPKKSSQMHGFIKTESPVSIHSPDLSSSPDVMERQRSVRPLTAYMPHSFTPPSHAGYASASPRPMDKFYQESYTNPEDPSQIPYQVCIPPPYLPSTAYLTPMYPPYSPRTPAPLWPHYPVMPPGIWAPLPHPLLTDHMPREDTSSDVPLNLSKH from the exons ATGACAGAGGCGGCCGCCCTCAACGGCGACGCGCGCTCTCCGAAGCCGCCCCGAGCCGCTCCGCCCCCTCCCAACGCCCCGCCACCGCCGCCCCCGCACACCCCCGCGACTCACGGCGGCCGACTCAAGTTCTTCAAGG ATGGCAAGTTCATCCTGGAGCTGGCGCGAGCGCACGACGCGTGGGTGTCCGTGCCCAGGAGGACCTTCTGGCCGCCGACCCCGCATTCGGCCGCCCCCGCGCCGCCGCCCCCCACGTCTACGCCCCCCGCTGCCGCGCCTCAGAACCACGAGCGCGCGCCCTCACTCAGCG TTTCTGATGACAATAGCTCGATACAGTCCTCGCCATGGCAGCGAGATCACTGTTGGAAGCAGTCGACTCCGCAACGAGGACTCTCAAAGGAGCTGACGGGACTCTATTTGCGTCCCGTCGAGCTGCCTCCCGCCTTGCTGATGATGCCTTCCGCTCGTCGGAAACGTCGAAGACCTTTCGACGTGACCCTCGTCACTCTTCCCAACGGACTGCCCGTTCACACATCGAACGGCACCGGGAGCCACTCTCCCGAGAATTGCAGTGACGAAGTCGACAACGGTCGCAAAGTAAACAGCCCCGCGTTGGACGATCATAAAAGTGCGCCGTTAGAAAAACACGTAGGCAAATTCAAGTTCTTCAAACATTCGAGTGAACCGGTCAGGGGACGCGTTACGTATAGAGTgtataaaaaatccaaaaagtttaaaaaacgtAAGGAATTGTGTAAAATTGTCGACACGCTCAACGACAAGCTGGCCGCTCAGCCGGTGTCCGTGACGGCGAAGTTGTCGTCGGCGTTCAACTGCAAGCAGGACGCCGCGCACATGATGGTCTCGCCGAGGAAGCGCATCCTGAGGGAGTTCGAGCGCGTCAGTCTCGAGGACAAGGCCAACAAGCGGCCGAGGTCGCGCAACACCACCGTCTTACCGAAGGCGGGCCCGTCGACGCTCGAAAACTGCACGGCGGTGGTCTCCATCCCGCCGCCGACACACCAGAACGGCACGCAGCAGCACCACCACACTCCGAGGCGCGAACCGTCCACGTCCAAACCGGGCAGCAGCTACAGCATCAACTCGCTGCTGAGCATGTCGGAGGAGAGCCCGCCGCGGAGGTCGCCCGAAGTGTACCACCCGAAAAAGTCCTCCCAAATGCACGGCTTCATCAAGACTGAATCGCCCGTCAGCATCCACTCGCCCGATCTCAGCTCGAGCCCCGACGTCATGGAGCGGCAACGGAGCGTGCGACCGTTGACCGCCTACATGCCCCACTCGTTCACGCCGCCGAGCCACGCGGGCTACGCCTCGGCGAGCCCCCGACCCATGGACAAGTTCTACCAGGAATCTTACACGAACCCCGAAGATCCCTCGCAGATACCTTATCAAGTTTGCATCCCCCCTCCATACTTACCGTCGACGGCGTATCTGACTCCCATGTATCCACCGTACAGTCCTCGTACTCCGGCACCGCTGTGGCCCCACTATCCCGTGATGCCTCCCGGAATTTGGGCGCCGTTACCTCATCCGTTGCTCACAGACCACATGCCCAGAGAGGATACATCATCAG ATGTACCGTTAAATTTGTCTAAACACTGA
- the MTA1-like gene encoding metastasis associated 1-like: MAANMYRVGDCVYFETSSTSPYQIRRIEELNKTASGNVEAKVMCFYRRRDLPSPLIQLADKHQMAQSEDSPIAMKLKKMWLKTPVGEEQAAQAVLDPAIAAMEEEPEALNSVMGTQAGSDSPASRQRHQMKHRELFLSRHVETLPATHIRGKCSVTLLNETESLLSYLNKDDTFFYCLVFDPTQKTLLADKGEIRVGSRYQTEMTNLLKEGEEDPRRLEDLETLVWTPEHGLTDRQIDQFLVVSRSVGTFARALDCSSSVKQPSLHMSAAAASRDITLFHAMDTLHRHQYCMEGALSSLVPPSGPVLCRDEMEEWSASEANLFEEALDKYGKDFNDIRQDFLPWKTLKNIVEYYYMWKTTDRYVQQKRVKAVEAESKLKQVYIPNYNKPNPAVITPKSNNVMNGGTNGSAVNLTAGDICASCQVTVSPQWYAWGPSHMQCRICSSCWQYWKKYGGLKNAGGLCETEQENNIPGPGAGRGRGSLSGGRSSDGEESGPPGHHNALSHRPHRCSILNCGKEFKLKAQLARHYAAAHGVAVRAGSPRPVMKTRAAFYLRTSPLTRLARRLSRALRRPRRVARSPFTPVNIHQVKHDCTVGMSGLNRIELATLAAGRGGRLRGSVTRVAERLAGNAAPSPGSPAHAWLRLTPKDRMPQPPKVAFPKPPKAPDGSLMYERIPNKVDVEGIRTTTGSSPSPSPALKRRAYDDLNGVDRGPGDGVSGVPLTSSGMTGAAASAVNSADNRCAPPPAKRPNKHPQPMQRSTREQYAAMCARAQAAGQPLPKHIFAHVNGKPGGAAGGGGSRGRRHVISWMDAPDDLYFRATEQTKVRRRMLTSVELRRAARKPWRSLGGGKMGATVTPAPTPLQVVILD, from the exons tggcACAATCCGAGGACTCGCCAATCGCCATGAAGTTGAAGAAGATGTGGCTGAAGACTCCCGTCGGTGAAGAGCAGGCCGCTCAAGCAGTTCTGGACCCCGCCATCG CTGCAATGGAAGAAGAACCGGAGGCTCTCAATAGCGTAATGGGCACCCAAGCAGGCTCGGATAGCCCTGCGTCACGCCAACGTCACCAGATGAAACACCGTGAATTGTTTTTATCCCGCCACGTAGAAACTCTCCCCGCCACGCACATTCGTGGCAAATGTTCTGTCACTTTGCTCAACGAGACAGAATCTTTACTTAGTTATTTAAATAAAGAT gaTACATTTTTCTATTGCCTCGTGTTTGATCCAACCCAAAAGACTTTATTAGCTGATAAGGGTGAAATTCGTGTAGGCAGTAGATATCAGACTGAAATGACAAATTTGTTAAAAGAAG GCGAAGAAGATCCTAGGCGATTAGAAGATTTGGAAACGTTAGTTTGGACGCCAGAACACGGATTAACGGATCGGCAAATCGATCAATTTTTAGTGGTATCACGATCTGTAGGAACGTTTGCGCGAGCGTTGGATTGTAGTAGCAGTGTTAAACAACCGTCATTGCATATGTCGGCGGCGGCCGCTAGTAGAGATATTACCCTG TTTCATGCAATGGATACCTTACATCGACATCAATATTGTATGGAGGGTGCGCTGTCTTCGTTAGTGCCGCCGTCAGGTCCGGTGCTTTGTAGGGATGAAATGGAAGAATGGAGTGCTTCGGAGGCGAATCTGTTTGAAGAAGCTCTCGATAAATATGGCAAAGATTTTAATGATATAAGACAGGATTTT TTACCATGGAAAACGTTAAAAAATATAgtagaatattattatatgtggaAAACAACAGATAGATATGTACAACAAAAGAGAGTTAAAGCCGTTGAGGCAGAGTCTAAGTTAAAGCAGGTGTACATTCCCAACTA TAATAAACCCAACCCTGCAGTAATCACTCCTAAATCGAATAATGTCATGAACGGTGGAACCAACGGGTCGGCAGTTAATTTGACTGCTGGAGATATATGCGCATCGTGTCAag ttacGGTGTCACCACAGTGGTACGCTTGGGGACCCTCTCATATGCAATGCAGAATATGTTCGTCCTGTTGGCAGTATTGGAAAAAATATGGTGGCCTTAAG AATGCTGGAGGGTTGTGTGAAACTGAGCAAGAGAACAATATCCCAGGACCGGGGGCGGGACGTGGACGCGGTTCGTTATCTGGTGGACGTAGTAGCGACGGTGAGGAATCCGGACCACCCGGTCATCATAACGCCCTCTCACATCGACCGCATCGATGTTCCATTCTCAATTGTGGCAAG gAGTTTAAACTTAAGGCTCAATTGGCCCGTCACTATGCGGCTGCTCACGGAGTCGCCGTCCGCGCCGGATCTCCTAGACCTGTGATGAAAACGCGTGCAGCCTTTTATTTACGCACGTCGCCGCTCACTCGTCTCGCCCGTCGCTTATCACGTGCCCTCAGGAGACCACGGCGGGTGGCCCGCTCTCCGTTTACACCCGTGAACATACACCAAGTCAAACACGACT GTACCGTCGGTATGAGTGGTTTGAATAGAATAGAATTGGCGACGCTTGCGGCCGGTCGCGGAGGGCGTCTTCGAGGATCCGTGACTCGCGTCGCCGAGAGATTGGCCGGCAATGCCGCTCCGTCTCCCGGATCTCCGGCTCACGCGTGGTTGCGCCTCACTCCGAAAGACAGAATGCCTCAACCGCCGAAAGTAGCTTTTCCCAAACCTCCTAAAGCTCCCG ATGGAAGTTTAATGTACGAAAGGATCCCGAACAAAGTCGACGTTGAAGGAATTCGAACAACGACCGGAAGTAGCCCGTCTCCGTCGCCCGCTCTTAAACGTCGTGCTTACGATGATCTCAACGGCGTCGATA GGGGCCCCGGGGACGGAGTCAGCGGAGTTCCCTTGACGTCGTCAGGCATGACGGGCGCCGCCGCCTCTGCAGTTAACTCGGCGGACAACCGTTGTGCACCACCTCCGGCGAAACGTCCGAACAAACATCCACAGCCTATGCAGAGATCCACGCGCGAACAGTACGCAGCCATGTGCGCTCGAGCTCAAGCCGCCGGACAACCGCTACCCAAACACATATTCGCACAC GTAAACGGCAAGCCTGGCGGGGCAGCGGGCGGAGGAGGGTCTCGTGGCCGACGACATGTCATCAGTTGGATGGACGCCCCCGACGATTTGTATTTCCGTGCCACAGAACAAACAAA GGTCAGACGGCGTATGCTGACGTCGGTGGAGTTGAGGCGAGCAGCTAGGAAACCGTGGCGATCATTAGGCGGCGGGAAGATGGGAGCGACTGTAACACCCGCACCGACACCACTGCAAGTCGTCATCTTGGACTGA